ACATGATATCATCGTGCCCGTTGGTTACCAACGTTGGCGCCTTGATATCCTTGAGGCGCTCAAagttcttctcgtcgatggtttgggagaagatggccgacAGTTGCGACTGCGCTCCCTGCCCGGTAAGGTACCCTCTGCGCCCTTCTCCCTCAATATTGCGCTCGTGAATCCGGTCCCACCAGTTCTGACCAAGCGCCAAACTAGTATCGGAGGGGTAGAAGAAGAGGTAAAGCATATCCTTCTTAGTAGGGGGCTGGTCACTGTCGGCTCCCGCACTCTCTAGCACATCCCGCGGTGGCAGGACGACACCTTCACCGATAGCAGACTGGGTGCCGGCGAGGATCAACTTGCGAACCAGGTGCGGGTAGTCCCAGGCGAGGACCTGGGCCACACCACCTCCCATTGAGAAGCCCATGACGTCggccttgtcgaccttgatgGCAGCTAGGAACTTGGCGGCAATCTCGGCCATGCGGGCAATAGTCTGGGGGACTTCGCCATCGCTGTGGCCGATACCAAAGTTATCGAAGATGAGGACTTCTCGGTTATTGGCAATAGTattgaagaggagggggTCCAGCGTGTCCATGGACCCACGCAGGTGGTTCGCGAAGAGCAGCGGAACAGCACTTGGCTTTCCGAAGTGGCGATAGGCgaccttgatgccctcgacaGACGTGTACTGGGTCTTGATTGTTTGAATGGTAGACATGTTGATAATGGGCAAAGATGGTGGCTCTGAAGCATAGACGACGAAGTTGGTCTGGGAGAAAGAGTCTTGGGGAAAACAACAGGCTGGTGGTTTGTGTCCTTGGGCTTTATAGACGGGTTAGTTTAGACGCACTGCTAGCATCTGCCATGGGCTACACTAGCTGTCTAGATGATTAGTATTCTCAACCCAGTGTCGGGAAAACAAGCGGAGTGCTTGATAATATCTCCGCCGACTCATTTGTGATCGGGAGTAGTTACGTGATGGTTTCCCCTCGTTGTTCGGCAGTCAGTATAATGTACTTCCCTGGTTGCCCCAGGCCCCAGGCTAGGAGCATGGGGTAGCTGATCCTCATTAGTAGATAGACCAGTATGGGGTTTTTAGAAATTTCCCCGATACCCCGCAAACATACGGAGCCCGAAGCGGCATGAAGTAGTCCCGACGGCGTCACACCTAACACTCTGCCGAGGCAGCCGAGGCAGGCGTTATGAAcgggtggtgatgttgttTGCTTCGTAGctggaggtgaagaaggccgtcGGGATAGACTACAAATGATGGTGATTGCGCCCCCTCTCATGTGTAGCCATAGCACCTCTCCTTTTCTCAAGTCTCTGGCATtgtctctgtctcttccATCCAGTTATCCCATTACCACGCAAATAAACCACTTCTATCACGGCGAGATGACCCAACTCATGAATGCGTATCGCTTCTCCAAGCCGTCTAAGGGCTTAGAGTACACCAAAGTCCCTGTGCCTGTTCCCGAACCAGATCAAGTCCtggtcgaggtcaaggccagcgGCCTCTGTCATACcgacctcaacatcatcaccggcTTGGACGAGACCTTTTTCTGGAAGCGTCCCATCACCCTGGGCCACGAGATCGCGGGCGTGGTTGTCTCTACAGGGTCCAAGgtcaccaagttcaagaccGGAGACCGTGTCGTGGCCATTATCACAAACAAGcatcccatcgccatcggtGACGTGATCAACGCCGCGGGCCTTGGCTGCGACGGCGGGTTCGCGCAGTTTGCGGCGCTCCGTGAGGAGAAGACGCTTCTTATCCCCGACGCTGTCACGTTCGCTGAGGCCGCCGTGGCCACGGACGCAATAGCGACGGCCTACCACGCTGTGGTTACTGAGGGTCAGGTTTCCGCCTCATCCAAGGTTGCGGTggtcggcctcggcggcctggGCATGTCCGCCATCCAGATCGCAGCCCGGATCGGTGCCAGGGTGCACGGGTTCGATATTGACCGACACAAGTTTGCTACTGCCCTGCAGTTGGGCGCAGTTGTCTGTGGGAGAAGCTTTGATGACCTTCCGGGCGTAAAG
This region of Fusarium keratoplasticum isolate Fu6.1 chromosome 7, whole genome shotgun sequence genomic DNA includes:
- a CDS encoding AB hydrolase-1 domain-containing protein, whose product is MSTIQTIKTQYTSVEGIKVAYRHFGKPSAVPLLFANHLRGSMDTLDPLLFNTIANNREVLIFDNFGIGHSDGEVPQTIARMAEIAAKFLAAIKVDKADVMGFSMGGGVAQVLAWDYPHLVRKLILAGTQSAIGEGVVLPPRDVLESAGADSDQPPTKKDMLYLFFYPSDTSLALGQNWWDRIHERNIEGEGRRGYLTGQGAQSQLSAIFSQTIDEKNFERLKDIKAPTLVTNGHDDIMSPTPNSFVLQQQIANAQLIIYPDSGHGHLFQVPELYAQHLELFLGDPQAA
- a CDS encoding PKS-ER domain-containing protein; translated protein: MTQLMNAYRFSKPSKGLEYTKVPVPVPEPDQVLVEVKASGLCHTDLNIITGLDETFFWKRPITLGHEIAGVVVSTGSKVTKFKTGDRVVAIITNKHPIAIGDVINAAGLGCDGGFAQFAALREEKTLLIPDAVTFAEAAVATDAIATAYHAVVTEGQVSASSKVAVVGLGGLGMSAIQIAARIGARVHGFDIDRHKFATALQLGAVVCGRSFDDLPGVKFDIVFDFVGTGSTTAAAIKAVKPEGKVVLVGLSSKESTIDTHQLVSLGVRLVGSVGSSAKEVAETLQMIAEKQFTPLMEEIPFHKLPEGIERLTQGNVVGRLYTDPSKLNETGQ